From a single Loigolactobacillus coryniformis subsp. coryniformis KCTC 3167 = DSM 20001 genomic region:
- a CDS encoding CPBP family intramembrane glutamic endopeptidase, translated as MTIIKTNNSGWATVRHVGYFCLLLLAEQLPLTGLSFASAIAGTQQTQLTYVLGSLFLIISILITILFWQVYRKAVTDNNNEFEQRLHKRDGLLVAAGFIAMLLINAATIPFVKTSGNANVDSLTSLLQSFTFFMLLFVAFIGPILEEILFRGLFLNWFFPHRRWLSIGLSSVIFGTFHVDLSSGQVDPIYWLSKILLGLVLALVYSRTKNLKASITLHILNNTLAALV; from the coding sequence GTGACGATTATCAAAACAAATAATTCTGGCTGGGCGACCGTCCGCCACGTAGGCTATTTCTGCTTACTTCTATTGGCCGAACAATTACCATTAACTGGTTTAAGCTTTGCCAGCGCAATAGCCGGCACACAGCAAACCCAATTAACTTATGTATTAGGCAGTTTATTCCTGATCATTTCCATTTTGATCACGATTTTATTTTGGCAAGTCTATCGTAAAGCGGTGACTGACAATAACAATGAATTTGAACAACGACTACATAAACGTGATGGGCTTTTAGTTGCTGCCGGGTTCATTGCCATGTTACTAATCAACGCTGCTACCATTCCATTCGTTAAAACAAGTGGTAACGCCAACGTAGATAGTTTAACTAGCTTGCTACAAAGCTTCACTTTCTTCATGTTATTGTTCGTTGCTTTCATTGGCCCGATTCTTGAGGAAATTCTTTTTCGTGGTCTTTTTCTAAATTGGTTTTTCCCACACCGTCGTTGGCTAAGCATTGGCTTAAGCTCAGTGATCTTCGGTACCTTTCACGTTGATCTCTCCAGCGGTCAAGTCGATCCAATTTATTGGTTGTCAAAAATCTTACTCGGCTTGGTTTTGGCACTAGTTTATAGTCGCACCAAAAATTTAAAGGCGTCGATCACGCTGCATATTTTAAATAACACCTTAGCAGCACTCGTTTAG
- a CDS encoding ABC transporter ATP-binding protein has translation MSKETPTRPPMGHGPGNHAGLVEKPQHFWRTTNRLLRYMSNRLFAVAVVLILAITSVIFQIRTPKILGEATTEIYKGIMKGAAMKKAGETVAKLPIDFDKIKQIIIIVVLMYLTSALFSFFQQFIMTRVSQQTVYQLRREFKEKMQRVPISYYDTHSNGDIMSRAVNDMDNIASTLQQSLTQAVTSTVTFVGTIWMMLTISWKLTLIALITIPLSLVIVGVIAPRSQRYFAGQQRSLGLLNNQVEENYSGHVVLKSFNKEQAAIDTFEEQNRNYYQSAWKAQFISGIIMPLMIFLNNIGYVFVAIIGGVQVTHGAVTLGNVQAFLQYMNQFSQPISQLANLMNTIQSTIASAERIFAVLDEPEMSPEPTAKPVVQPNANFIDFDHVQFGYNKGELLMNDYNLSVKKGQRVAIVGPTGAGKTTIINLLERFYDVSGGTIRLAGVDTRELSREDLRQHFAMVLQDTWLFTGTIYDNLKYGREDATDDEVMAAAKAAHVDEFVRRLPNGYNTILNEAASNISQGQRQLVTIARAFVADPEILILDEATSSVDTRTEVHIQHAMERLLANRTSFVVAHRLSTIRDADNIIVMNHGDVIETGTHDQLMAQKGFYADLYNSQFSGNIVS, from the coding sequence ATGAGTAAAGAAACACCAACACGGCCACCAATGGGCCATGGTCCCGGCAATCATGCCGGCCTAGTTGAAAAACCACAGCACTTTTGGCGGACAACCAATCGTTTGTTGCGCTACATGTCCAATCGTTTATTTGCGGTGGCAGTGGTTTTAATTTTGGCGATCACGTCAGTTATTTTCCAAATTCGGACGCCGAAAATTCTCGGTGAGGCAACGACGGAAATTTATAAAGGCATCATGAAGGGCGCAGCAATGAAAAAAGCCGGTGAAACGGTGGCTAAGTTGCCGATCGATTTTGATAAGATCAAGCAGATCATCATTATTGTTGTCTTAATGTATTTAACCTCAGCGTTGTTTAGCTTTTTCCAGCAATTTATTATGACGCGGGTCTCGCAGCAAACGGTCTATCAGTTGCGCCGCGAGTTTAAGGAAAAAATGCAACGGGTACCGATCAGTTATTATGATACGCATAGCAACGGTGATATTATGTCGCGAGCAGTTAACGATATGGATAATATCGCCAGTACCTTACAGCAAAGTTTAACGCAGGCAGTGACGAGTACTGTGACTTTTGTCGGCACGATCTGGATGATGCTGACGATCAGTTGGAAGCTGACCTTGATCGCGTTGATCACTATTCCATTAAGCCTAGTGATTGTTGGCGTGATTGCACCACGGTCGCAGCGTTATTTTGCGGGGCAACAGCGTAGCTTAGGCTTGTTGAATAATCAGGTTGAAGAAAATTATAGTGGCCATGTGGTTTTAAAAAGTTTTAACAAGGAACAAGCCGCGATCGATACTTTTGAAGAACAAAATCGTAACTATTATCAGTCAGCTTGGAAGGCACAATTTATTTCCGGGATCATTATGCCGTTAATGATTTTCTTGAATAATATTGGCTACGTCTTCGTGGCGATCATCGGTGGGGTACAGGTCACTCACGGTGCAGTGACGTTAGGTAATGTGCAGGCCTTTTTACAATACATGAATCAGTTCTCCCAACCAATTTCACAATTAGCTAACTTAATGAACACGATCCAGTCAACGATTGCTTCTGCGGAACGGATTTTTGCGGTGTTAGATGAACCAGAAATGAGTCCAGAGCCAACTGCTAAGCCAGTTGTTCAGCCGAACGCAAACTTTATTGATTTTGATCATGTACAGTTTGGTTACAATAAAGGCGAATTGTTGATGAATGACTACAATTTGAGCGTTAAAAAAGGTCAGCGCGTCGCTATTGTTGGGCCAACTGGTGCCGGTAAAACGACGATCATTAATTTACTGGAACGCTTCTACGATGTCAGCGGTGGCACAATTCGTTTGGCCGGCGTTGATACTCGTGAATTAAGTCGTGAAGACCTACGGCAGCATTTTGCTATGGTTTTGCAGGATACATGGCTGTTTACCGGTACGATCTACGATAATCTGAAATACGGTCGTGAAGACGCAACGGATGACGAGGTCATGGCGGCAGCTAAGGCAGCCCACGTTGATGAATTTGTTCGCCGCTTACCTAACGGCTACAACACCATTTTGAATGAAGCGGCCTCTAATATTTCTCAAGGGCAACGGCAATTAGTTACGATCGCGCGAGCTTTTGTTGCCGATCCTGAGATTTTGATCCTTGATGAAGCCACCAGTTCGGTCGATACTCGGACTGAAGTTCATATTCAGCACGCGATGGAACGCTTATTGGCTAACCGCACCAGTTTCGTGGTGGCCCATCGGTTGTCAACGATTCGTGATGCCGATAATATCATCGTAATGAATCATGGTGACGTGATCGAAACTGGGACTCATGACCAATTAATGGCCCAAAAAGGGTTCTACGCTGATTTATACAATAGTCAATTTTCTGGCAATATTGTGTCGTAA
- a CDS encoding TetR/AcrR family transcriptional regulator — MPTRTFFNLSQEKQQRLLEAARLEFSRVPLHEASISKIIASADIPRGSFYQYFTDKEDLYYYYADYLRKQGQNSLLSNLQAVDGDLFAAFRHYFTKLVDEIINGPNAVFYKNMFLNMTYKNGRKVTSATQKRHPHHGHDDFYAAVDFSVLKISTPHELGTLMHILMATLFQTLGAYYLRQQHGEQITVAQLNQEFEQALGWIEHGVAIN, encoded by the coding sequence ATGCCAACACGCACTTTTTTTAATTTATCCCAGGAAAAACAACAACGGCTGCTAGAGGCGGCACGCTTAGAATTTTCGCGGGTGCCTTTACATGAAGCGTCGATCAGCAAAATTATTGCTAGTGCGGATATTCCTCGCGGCAGTTTCTACCAGTACTTTACTGATAAAGAAGACCTTTATTACTATTACGCTGATTATTTACGCAAGCAAGGGCAAAATTCACTATTAAGCAATTTACAGGCGGTCGACGGTGATTTATTTGCTGCATTTCGCCATTACTTTACTAAATTAGTTGATGAAATCATTAATGGACCTAATGCGGTTTTCTACAAAAATATGTTTTTGAACATGACTTATAAAAATGGTCGTAAAGTGACCTCAGCAACACAAAAGAGGCACCCACACCATGGACATGATGATTTTTATGCGGCCGTTGATTTCTCGGTTTTAAAAATTTCAACGCCGCATGAGTTAGGTACATTGATGCATATTTTAATGGCGACGTTATTTCAAACGCTGGGGGCCTATTACTTACGGCAACAACATGGTGAGCAGATCACGGTGGCACAATTAAACCAAGAATTTGAACAAGCCTTAGGTTGGATCGAACATGGTGTGGCGATCAATTGA
- a CDS encoding ABC transporter ATP-binding protein, whose amino-acid sequence MLKIARGRMSIWAVTGAFLFMILQVISSLNLPSLTANIVNNGVAKGDINYIWRVGAEMVGFALLSVLAAVGNVFLAARTSQHLGQQLRSDIYRKVIGFSNDEFDQVETSSLITRTTNDVVQIQNVAMMALRMMIMAPIMLIGASVLAYNKNQRLTMIFLIVLPVLAIFIGLVMRFAVPLFRAMQSKTDRINLIFREGLTGVRVIRAFRRDKFEQTRFEAANQDYTHNAIKVFSIMALMFPIMTLMMSATNVGITWFGAKLIADFSMPVGNLIAFLTYAMQILMSFMMLSMVFVFIPRAQASALRIQEVLALDSTINDKPEPKALPADFDHSELNFQHVDYRYRGAENRALTDIDFSAKSGQTVAIIGGTGSGKTSLVSLLPRFYDVEAGSISFNGTDIRDFTQHDLRQAISFVPQTAILFTGTVRENMQYGDPNATDEAIWRALKIARADDFIAADAGLDTHVEQGGGNFSGGQRQRLAIARALVKDAAVYVFDDSFSALDFKTDSQLRAELRADSRIQNRIVIIVAQRIATVADADLILVLDNGKLVGKGTHEALKAHNAVYQEIMASQLKEGEEAQHE is encoded by the coding sequence ATGCTTAAAATAGCACGTGGACGAATGTCAATTTGGGCCGTCACTGGCGCTTTTTTATTTATGATCTTACAAGTGATCAGCAGCTTAAATCTACCAAGTTTGACGGCTAATATCGTCAATAATGGTGTCGCTAAAGGCGATATCAATTATATTTGGCGCGTGGGTGCTGAAATGGTCGGGTTTGCGCTTTTGAGCGTGTTGGCCGCTGTGGGTAATGTTTTTTTGGCAGCACGGACTTCACAGCATTTAGGCCAACAACTCCGTTCGGACATTTATCGTAAGGTCATTGGTTTTTCTAACGATGAGTTTGATCAGGTGGAGACCTCGTCACTGATCACCCGGACGACCAATGATGTGGTACAGATTCAAAACGTGGCCATGATGGCATTACGGATGATGATCATGGCGCCGATCATGTTGATCGGTGCCAGTGTTCTGGCATACAACAAAAACCAGCGATTGACGATGATCTTTTTAATTGTTTTACCGGTACTAGCTATTTTTATTGGCTTAGTGATGCGGTTTGCCGTACCGTTATTCCGCGCAATGCAGTCTAAAACCGATCGAATCAATTTGATTTTTCGTGAAGGTTTGACTGGGGTCCGGGTTATTCGGGCGTTCCGGCGTGATAAATTTGAGCAAACTCGTTTTGAAGCGGCCAATCAGGATTACACACATAATGCAATCAAAGTTTTTAGTATCATGGCGTTGATGTTTCCAATTATGACTTTGATGATGAGTGCGACTAATGTTGGAATCACTTGGTTTGGGGCTAAATTGATCGCTGATTTCTCGATGCCAGTCGGTAATCTGATCGCCTTTTTGACCTATGCCATGCAGATCTTAATGAGTTTTATGATGTTATCAATGGTTTTTGTTTTCATTCCGCGAGCGCAGGCTTCAGCATTACGGATTCAAGAAGTTTTAGCGCTTGATTCAACGATCAATGATAAGCCTGAACCGAAGGCATTACCGGCCGATTTTGATCATAGTGAATTGAACTTTCAGCATGTTGATTATCGCTATCGGGGTGCAGAAAATCGCGCCCTGACGGATATTGATTTCAGCGCTAAAAGTGGCCAAACAGTAGCGATTATTGGTGGGACTGGTTCTGGTAAAACATCGTTAGTCAGCTTACTACCGCGCTTTTATGATGTGGAGGCTGGTAGTATCAGTTTCAATGGCACGGATATCCGTGATTTTACGCAACATGATTTGCGACAAGCTATTTCTTTTGTTCCGCAAACGGCGATTCTATTTACGGGGACTGTACGTGAGAACATGCAATATGGTGATCCGAATGCGACTGATGAAGCCATTTGGCGTGCGTTGAAGATTGCCCGCGCCGATGATTTTATTGCGGCTGACGCTGGTTTAGATACCCACGTTGAACAAGGTGGCGGTAATTTTTCTGGTGGTCAACGGCAACGGTTAGCGATTGCCCGGGCTTTAGTCAAAGACGCCGCGGTGTATGTGTTTGATGATTCTTTCTCAGCATTAGATTTCAAAACTGATTCTCAGTTGCGCGCTGAATTAAGGGCTGATAGTCGGATCCAAAATCGAATCGTGATCATTGTTGCGCAACGAATTGCAACGGTGGCTGATGCTGATCTAATTCTAGTTTTAGATAATGGTAAATTAGTTGGTAAAGGGACTCATGAAGCGTTAAAAGCACACAATGCCGTTTACCAAGAAATCATGGCTTCCCAGTTAAAGGAAGGAGAGGAGGCGCAACATGAGTAA
- a CDS encoding oleate hydratase, whose amino-acid sequence MRKNKAIMIGAGLANMAAAVYLIQEGHWSGDQITFYSLDDHGSNDGAPTKSVTDEYWNKNHPLENQKGYVARGGRMLNYRTYVDLMDLLDRIPSATETNMTAAEDTRDFDAKHRTFDKARLLEGGKGIINGSHLGLNNQDRLHLTKLIAMPDSEEEKLDNVTIADYFSDDPHFFGTNFWFMWETTFAFRIQSSAQELRRYMHQMIYEFTQIEHLVGVNRTRYNQYESIMLPLVNYLRDQGCHIILNRLVTDWTFKDTPMQDEITVTGLTVKNTVTGVDEHVTVDDDTAVIFTNGSITDSATLGDFNTPAPENMDYGAAASLWKKASEHFYNLGNPDKFFADRNASEWVSFTLTTKDHLLLNEITRITTQVPGNALNSFISTSPITALGHKDVNMSIVVHHQPHFTTQKPNETVIWGYFLYPRRRGEFIDKPYIKMTGKEMIQELIGQLSKVDPGPGNIRDKTDQIMASVINNIPVYMPYASALFNNRAKTDRPKVIPQHATNLAFTGEFVEQPYQMIFTEQSAVRSGEIAAYHFAGIPMSHLVKTPRYDKDLKTLAKAAKKMFD is encoded by the coding sequence ATGCGGAAAAATAAAGCTATCATGATCGGTGCCGGTTTAGCCAATATGGCGGCTGCGGTTTATTTGATTCAAGAAGGTCACTGGAGTGGTGATCAGATTACTTTTTATTCACTGGATGATCATGGTTCAAATGATGGCGCGCCAACAAAGAGCGTAACCGATGAATATTGGAATAAAAATCATCCCTTAGAAAATCAGAAAGGCTATGTTGCTCGTGGCGGACGGATGCTGAATTATCGGACTTATGTTGATTTGATGGATCTACTTGATCGGATTCCATCGGCGACGGAAACTAATATGACTGCGGCTGAAGATACACGTGATTTTGATGCTAAACACCGTACCTTTGACAAGGCGCGGCTGCTTGAAGGCGGTAAGGGTATTATTAATGGCAGTCATTTAGGCTTAAATAATCAGGATCGGCTGCATCTAACTAAGTTGATTGCAATGCCGGATTCGGAAGAAGAAAAGCTGGATAACGTCACGATCGCTGATTATTTTAGTGATGATCCCCATTTCTTCGGCACAAATTTCTGGTTTATGTGGGAAACGACCTTCGCTTTTCGTATACAAAGTTCTGCTCAAGAATTACGACGCTATATGCACCAAATGATTTACGAATTTACTCAGATCGAGCATCTAGTCGGTGTCAACCGGACGAGATATAATCAGTATGAAAGCATTATGCTCCCACTGGTTAATTATTTACGTGATCAGGGTTGTCACATTATCTTGAATCGTCTGGTAACTGATTGGACGTTTAAAGATACGCCGATGCAAGATGAGATCACAGTTACTGGTTTGACAGTTAAGAATACAGTCACCGGTGTCGACGAACACGTCACGGTCGATGACGATACTGCGGTGATCTTTACTAACGGTTCAATCACTGATTCAGCCACTTTAGGTGACTTTAATACACCGGCGCCAGAAAATATGGATTATGGTGCAGCAGCTAGTCTATGGAAAAAAGCAAGTGAGCATTTCTATAATTTAGGTAATCCGGATAAATTTTTTGCTGATCGGAATGCCAGTGAATGGGTCAGTTTCACGCTAACGACTAAAGATCATTTATTGTTAAATGAAATTACTCGGATCACGACTCAAGTGCCAGGAAATGCGCTGAATTCGTTTATCTCGACTAGCCCGATTACAGCGTTGGGACATAAAGATGTGAATATGTCGATCGTGGTTCATCACCAGCCACATTTTACAACACAAAAACCGAATGAGACGGTTATTTGGGGTTACTTCCTATATCCACGGCGGCGTGGCGAGTTTATCGATAAGCCATACATCAAAATGACGGGTAAAGAAATGATCCAGGAATTGATTGGTCAATTGTCTAAAGTAGATCCAGGTCCCGGCAATATTCGCGACAAAACGGATCAGATCATGGCTAGCGTGATCAATAATATTCCGGTTTATATGCCTTATGCCTCTGCATTATTTAATAATCGGGCTAAAACTGATCGGCCAAAGGTTATTCCACAACATGCCACTAATTTGGCCTTTACTGGTGAATTTGTTGAGCAACCTTATCAGATGATCTTCACTGAACAAAGTGCGGTTCGTTCTGGTGAAATTGCGGCGTATCATTTCGCTGGTATTCCAATGTCGCATTTAGTTAAGACACCGCGTTATGATAAAGATTTGAAGACGTTAGCTAAAGCGGCTAAGAAAATGTTTGATTAG